The DNA region CACACCCCAAGTCAGTCTATCCATGTGTCCACACCCCAAAACTCTCTGGGTTGTCCTCCTTCTTCATGTTCCTTCCACGCTGGTAGTCCCTTCACTTTTCTGCCCCACCCCCAAGCGTAGGTCTCTTCTCTCCGTCTTTCCCTCGCTCTTTTCCTtcagtgatctttcattgtccaTCTTCCCCCCTCTCCCTGCAGGATGCTGCCAGCTTCCCTCCAGGCCTGGGATCCATCTCTGCTGAGAAGCCTCTTTCACCCTTGAGGACATCTTGTCTGACTGATGTCTCCACCACCTCTGCCCCACTCTTGTCCGGGCCGCACTTTCCCAGGACTCCCTACTGTCTCAGTAAACCAGAGACTTTTCTAGATCTGTCCATCGTCTGTTTCCGTGATTCCCTCTGTGACGTCACTACGTCTGCACATTGTACATTTGACGCCATAGCAATAGGCGGGCCCACACCTCAACAAACCCCCTGGAAACTATCGCGAAAGCTTACGCACTACATTTCCCAGAAGGCTCTGGGTAATAGTGGGCGTGGGAAAACGGGAGGGGTCACCTTCCGAGACACATTTCCGGCACGTGCCGCAGGGACCGACGGAAGTTGTAGACCTGTTTTTTAACGGGTGATAGTACACTTCCGGGCCACGCAGCCTGGATATTCCGTGCGGAGAGAGAGTTTCGCGGGGGCCGCCGGAAGTCGTAGTTCGGAGCGCGGGTATCGCTGGGAGCTGTAGTCCGTCCCGCCTGTCCAGTCAGCGCCGTGCCGCCGCCTTGCACTCGGAGCCTAGAGCCGCCGCCCAGGGGGATGCGGGAACCCCTGGCACCGGGGAACGGAGAGGCAGGCGGGGTGAGGGGCGTTGCCAGGCAAAGGGCGAGCGCCGCGGTTGGGGTACGGGTCGGGGAAAGGGCTGTAATTATTTGGTGTCCGGGGAGGGGGCCTGTTTGCCATGTGATAGAAAAAGGAGGTCCTGTTGCTTGGTGACTGGGGAGGGGTCCCTGTTGCCAGGTGACAGAGGAGAGGACCTTGTTTAATGACAGGGGAAGGGGAGTCTTCTGTTGCTAGGCAACCCGGAAGGACCctgttacttagagacaggggaggagaggagaggagagaattcCTCTATTGCTAGGTAATCAGAGGAGGGACTTTGATACCTTGTGTATGGGGGAGATCATCTGTTGCTAGGTAACCAGAGAGAGCTCCTGTAACCTAGGAACAGGGAAGAGGGGATTCTCTGTTGCTAGGTGACAATGATAGGGACCCTTTTACTTACAGACATGGCAGGAGTGGTTCTCTCTTGCCAGGTGAGCAGAAgagagactttttaatttttttgtaagaaTCGCCTCTGTTGCCAGAAGACGGCCCAGGGAACAGGGTCAGGTACCCAGTGTCCTCCCAGGCTGCTCCCAGCCCCGCCTTAATCTCCGTGCCCAAGGGGCCTGCTGGGAGGTTGGACCTCTGAGGTTGGCCCTCTAGATCCTGGGCCCCTGAGCACCTTCTCCCCTCCCAACCTTAGCAGGAGCTGAGGACAGCATGTCCCAGGCCCCAGGAGCACAACCCAGCCCGCCCTCCGTGTACCATGAACGGCAGCGCCTGGAGCTGTGCGCAGTCCACGCCCTCAACAACGTCCTGCAGCAGCAGCTCTTTAGCCAGGAGGCTGCCGATGAGATCTGCAAGAGGTGACTGTCACCTGCCCTGACTCTCTCCGGGCCGGCTCAGAGAGGCAGAACAGCCCACCTGGGATTCACTGTGGGGCCCAGATATGCTCCTTTAGCTGCCTGAACTGGAGCCTGGGACTAGGCATGGAGCTGCTGCTTCTTCCACCCATCAGTCCCTGCGTCTCAGCCCAGCCAGGCCTCACCCTCTCTTATCACAGACCCTCAGTGGCCAGTTTTAGTCCTCTAGTACATTCTACACCCAGCCTCCGAGCtgaccctgcccctcccctgctcctAGTCCTCAGACTCCCCAGCCTTTCTCTGAGGAGTGTCCCCCTGGCCTGATACCCAAGGCGCTGCCTGCTCTGGTCCCTGCCTGCCTCTGCAGCTTCATCTCTCTGTTCTCCTCGAATCTCTGCAGCCCCTGAAGGGGCTCCCCTGTGGCGATGCCTTTGGAACTTTGCCTAGGCTGTCCTTTCCACCTAACGTGGCTCCTGCCTCTTGGCAGCCCATGTCCTGCCTCAGATTTCAAGCATCACTTCTCCAtatctccttctttccctcctctggCCCCTCAATCTGGCCCAACGCTCTGCTGTCGGGACCTTCCACCCAGccttctcctcagcctcctcacctCCAGTCTCTCTTCCAACAGTGCCCCATGTGACCCAGAGAGATCTCTCTATATCCAAGGATGATCCCGCCTCCCTCCCTCAGCTCCCCAGCATCCTCAGACTGATTGTTATAGGATTCCTTAGTCTCCTCTGTCATTCAAAATAGGGGGTTAATCTACTCTTTCATGCCAAGGCCATGATGGGGGCCCAAGCAGCCCTGCCTTAAGAAAGGTGCAAGGAAAACAGGCCCACAGAAACCCAAAACTCatttcctcctcccctgccctgcctgccatGGGCCCAGACAGGGAACAAAGGTACAGTTGTGGAGAGGAGCAGGGCTGAGGGAGACGTGTGTGGCATGGTGGGCCCTGGGCGGGGGAGAGCTGGGGGGAACAGCAGGCAGCTGGGACAGGTGGCAGAGAAGGGCCACAGATGCTGGGTGGAAGAGGTGGGGCTCTGCTGGGGAGACAGGCCTGgagggctgggagcagggaggGTGGGTAGCCCTGAGTGAGAGGCGAAGGCCTCAGAACACAGTGGTCTGCCAGGCCTCATGCAGGGGGCTTGGGTTCACTGGGGGAGCCCAAGAGCCCCAAGCCCAGCTGGAGGCCAGGAGACTCCCTTAGAGTAGTGACATCTGAGGTGGCTCTGGAAGGACACAGAAAGGAACTGATTATGCTGAGAAGGCTGCTGGGTGGGACTCTGTCCAGGGCTGAGAGCAGAGGAGGGATGGGGGCAGCTCTGGGCCACGAGGGAGGTGGCTGGAGGGGACCGCTGGAGGCTGGGTGGGGATCCAGGTAGAAGGAGTCAGAAGCCTGAGCTGGAGCCCTGGgaacgggggtggggggatgggggaggTGTCAGGACAGGAGGGACAGAACTTGGGGTTGAAGAGAGGAGGGGTCGGAGGGGAAACCCTGGGACCCTCGTGATGCATGGGAAGGTTGAGACCTTTCCAGGATCCCAGCTCAGACTCTGATCACCCACAACCACCAGGTTGGCCCCAGACTCCCGACTGAACCCCCATCGTAGCCTCCTGGGCACTGGCAACTATGACGTCAATGTGATTATGGCCGCCCTGCAGGGGCTGGGCCTGGCTGCCGTGTGGTGGGACAGGAGGAGGTAGGACCCAGCATGCTGTCCTGCCTTGGCAGCACAGTGCTGTGTGGCCGGGTGGGATGAGGGAGGTTTGCAAGGCCTGTGCTGCAGCAGGCGGGTTGGAAGGCGGGTGAAGGACAAGGTGAAGGCCAGACGGTCAGGAGAGGCTGGCAGAGGATGACGGGCAGCACGATGGTCACTAGGCAAATTAAAGGAGGGCGAGTGAGAGGCTGGGTGTGCCAGGCAATGGGAGCgcatggatgggtgggtgagtgAATTAAAGATGGACAGCACTCGTGCAGTGGGTCTCTGACAGGTGGCTGGTAactggatgggtgggtgggaggtTTTGGTGGGTGAAGGACGTCAGGATAAATAGGAGACGGATCAGTGGGTGGTATTTAGTAGTTGAGGGGGGTTTGGAGGGTGGGTGGCTCGGTGGGATTCAATGCCTGGAGAATAGATGAGCAGGTGGGACGGTGGCCGTGGCAGGGGTTCTGGTAGGATGGATGGATCATGGAGGACGGGTGGGGTGACGACTCAGTTGCTGGGTACGTGGATGAATGGACAGATTGGTGGTGGATGGAGCTGGTGGGATGGTGGAGGTCTGATTGGCTGGGAGGCTTGAATAGGTGGACGAATGGATGGGTAAGAGGGAACAGGGGACTGGGGACCACAGAGGCCCACACCATCAAGAACCTCGGTAACATTTGGCCAGCTCATCAAGGCCAGGCAGAGCAGGCCTGACCCACGTCCCCTTCCCACTCCCCAGGCCCCTGTCCCAGCTGGCCCTGCCCCAGGTACTGGGGCTCATCCTGAACCTGCCCTCACCTGTGTCGCTGGGGCTTCTGTCCCTGCCACTGCGCCGTCGGCACTGGGTGGCTCTGCGCCAGGTGGACGGTGTCTACTACAACCTGGACTCCAAGCTGCGAGCACCCGAGGCCCTGGGGAATGAGGATGGTGTCAGGTGAGCCAGGGCACAAGTGACTGAGGCTGGGGTCTCGATGCTGGAATCCCGCTCTGCCCCAATTAAATGTGCTggctgggcctcagtttccctttctccCATCCAGAGCCTTCCTGGCAGCCGCCCTGGCCCAGGGCCTGTGTGAGGTGCTGCTGGTGGTGACCAAGGAGGTGGAAGAGAAGGGTTGCTGGTTGCGGACAGACTGACCTATGGCCTACTCTGCCTGCGTGGCTGCACCCAGCCTGAGTTCCAAGTGCCGGGGAAGGGCCTGCGCTTCAGGCACCTGGAGGaggcccttccccttccccacgTTCCCACTCCCCAATGCCGCTGCTGCCTCAATAAATCTGCCAATTTGCTCCCTGCCTGATCTGTGACAAACTGATCCCCTGCACCTGCTGAGGGTCCCTTTCCATCAGAGAGGCCAGATACCCTAGTGAGAGAGACGAGGGGACCAAAAATACTGCTACAGTCTGATGTGTGTGGTAGGGTAAGAGCTGAGCAGAATGTGAGGTTTATTTCTTGAGTCTCAATTGGGAGACAGGCAGAAAAATGGTCCCCACAGATGTTTAGGAATCCCAGAGCCTGGAATATGTTAGGTGACAGCAAGGTTCCAGCAAGGTTGCAGTTGGAATTTGGTGACCCATCAGCTGGCCTCACAATAGGGACATGATCCTGGCTCAGGTGGGCCTCATGAAGCCACAGGGGAAGCAGGGGGAAGCTCATCCTGGGTCTGACCTCCAGAGGCGTGAGATAATCCACCAACTGTGGACAGTGGCAATTCAGGTGGGGTACCAGGCCTCAGAGAAAGGCCACTGGGCAAGGGCTTGAAGAAGGCGAGAGAGGGGCTTGGGGAGGATGTTGGAGAAAGGCCTCCCAGGTGCAAAGCACAGCCCCACAAAAGCCTGAGGACAGGGGAGGATGATGGCTGGCCTTTCTGGCCACGGTACAGACCTGGCTCTGAcccaggagccaggagcagaGGAGCCTGCAGTGAGGATCTACCGCATCTCCACTTGAGCCAGGTCTGCCCTTGGGCCTCCTCTGCATGGTCCTGCAGGGCCTGTCTCTCTCCCTGAGATGCCCTTACCCCAGTGGAGCCAGCCTCTGGGTCCAGCCTTGCTGAGGGACACCCTGGGCTAGAGCAGTCAGAGGCCCGCCATCCAGGCTCCAGGCTGGGggagacacaagagaaggccagGTCTCCTGGCCCAGCAGTGTGGGGGCCAAAGGGGGTCTCCCAGGATGCTGTGGAAAATAGCAGAAGGTGAAAGGACAGGGAAAGGGGCAGGTCACCTGCAAAGGCACAGAGACAAGAGTGGCCATGGGGAGGGCCTCCAGAATGGGAACCCACTAGGTGAGAGTGGCAATCCAGGGGGTGCGGGGCCTCAGAGAAAGGCCACCTGGGCAAAAACAGGAAGAACATCCTCACAAGTGCTGCTGCTCCTCCCAGTAGTTACCTGAAGAGGTCAGGGGGCGAGGTGATCCTGGCCAGAGCAAACCAGGCAGACCAGGCAAACCCTAAGGAAGAGGAGGTGATGGATACTGTGCTCGCAGAATGGAAGGGATGAGACAGGTCAGGACCAGTGACATCCAGGAGGTAGATTCAGGGGTCACAGAGCTGTCCTCGGAGGTGAGAGTGTGAGTAGAGGGAGAGAAGTAGGTAGAGAGAACCAGGCTGAACCTGGGGACCCCCTTACATGCCACCCAGGAGGGTGGAACCAGTGGCACAGGGACACTGGGGACGCAAGGCAGGAGGGAACCTGGTTAGGTGTGActccccacctcagcctccatcTGGAAGCCACCAGGCAATAAAGTACCCCAGAACCACAGATGCCACCCCCTGATGCCAACATGGGCAGGGCAGACGCCATGCAGGACGCCTAATGAACCCTGGAGACACAGAGGCTCAGTAGCAGGTCCCAGTTTCCCAGATTTCTGAAGTCAGAAGTCAAGTTGTAAAGTGAAGGACCATGTGACACAGGGAAAGCTGCTGGGGCAGCCCAGCAGGCTTCCcggcttccctccctcccctccccgccccacccGTCTCTGCGCCCTAGGGGTGTTTCTGTGCCTCTGCCTTAGCCCCCTCATTTCCCGACACCTCAGTCCCTATCTCCCACTGTCCCTTTCTCTCAGCCCAGATTCTCTCTTCTTATCTCTCACCTTCCTGGTCTCTGGATTTTTCTCAGCCTCTATcgccctcctccctgtcccctcactCTTGCCTGTCGCCTGTCCCATCCTTGGTGGCAGACAGCTGACGGGACTCCTGAGTGCTTCTATTCTTGGTCTGAGTGGCAGCAGCTGTGACCTCCCAGGAGCTCCCTCAGCTGTGGCCAAATAAGGCCCGGAGCGGAGCCCCGACCCAGAGGGGCCCGGGACCCTGGCCGTGCACAGGTGCGAGCTGGGCGTGGGCGCCTCCTTTGCCCCGCATTTGCTGAGGCCgcccatcctccccacccccgcccGCTGGCGCCCCCAATGCTCAGGGAAGCGCCCCTCGCTGCTGGAGTCGGCCAATCCCAGAGCTGGGGGGCTCCCAAGAGGCCCCCGAGCGGACCCCAGGGCCACGGGCGCCAGGCTGCAGGAGGGCGGCGGTCACGGGGAGGCAGCGGGCGGGGGGCCAGGGGTGCAGCTGTCCCGCCGGCGCCGGTGCCGACAGCTGAGGCCCGATTTAGCTCCCAGGGCCTAGGTCTGGCCAGATAAGGCGACGCGGGGCGGGCCCGGGCCCCCGGGCGCCCCTTTAAATTGCGAGGCCTAGCGAGGGGGGCGGCTGCCTCCGACGCCAGGTGAGGGGCTGCGGCCCGACGGACCGCCCTGCCGCCCGCGCTTTCATCTGTCCCCCGCTCTGCGGGGTTTCTGCGTCCTGCCCGCTCTCCCTCGGTCCCCCCACGTCTGTCCGCCCCTCCGTCCCCCTCCCGGCGCTCTCCGGTGCTTCTCTCCGTCGCTGAGTTCCTCCTGCCCGCCCGGTGCCCAGAGCCGCGCTCCCTGCCCGGCCGCCTCCCTCTCCCGCGTCCTCCCTGTCCCGCGTCCTCCCTGTCCCGCGTCCTCGGTCGCTCCTTCCGTCCCCCTGCCCCGCTTTCCCTCTGGGTCTCCCTCCCTCCGTCTCTCCCTCCCGGTCTCTCTCCCCCCAATCTTTCTGTTTctccccttcttctccctccctccctccctccttctcggtttgtctctctccctcctctgtccctctctctccccctccttttcggtttctctgtctctctccctccagtcttcccctcctgctctcctcctgtctctccctccctttttccctccctgcctctccccctctgtgtctctcc from Urocitellus parryii isolate mUroPar1 chromosome 15, mUroPar1.hap1, whole genome shotgun sequence includes:
- the Josd2 gene encoding josephin-2 isoform X1, translated to MSQAPGAQPSPPSVYHERQRLELCAVHALNNVLQQQLFSQEAADEICKRLAPDSRLNPHRSLLGTGNYDVNVIMAALQGLGLAAVWWDRRRPLSQLALPQVLGLILNLPSPVSLGLLSLPLRRRHWVALRQVDGVYYNLDSKLRAPEALGNEDGVRAFLAAALAQGLCEVLLVVTKEVEEKGCWLRTD
- the Josd2 gene encoding josephin-2 isoform X2, producing the protein MSQAPGAQPSPPSVYHERQRLELCAVHALNNVLQQQLFSQEAADEICKRPLSQLALPQVLGLILNLPSPVSLGLLSLPLRRRHWVALRQVDGVYYNLDSKLRAPEALGNEDGVRAFLAAALAQGLCEVLLVVTKEVEEKGCWLRTD